One genomic region from Lathamus discolor isolate bLatDis1 chromosome 9, bLatDis1.hap1, whole genome shotgun sequence encodes:
- the TAF9B gene encoding transcription initiation factor TFIID subunit 9B, with protein sequence MEPAKMASPKSAPKDAQVMAQILKDMGITEYEPRVINQMLEFAYRYVTTILEDAKIYSSHAKKSSVDADDVRLAIQCRTDQSFTSPPPRDFLLDIARQKNQTPLPLIKPYSGPRLPPDRYCLTAPNYRLKSLQKKVSSSAGRITVPRLSVGAVSSRPSTPTLGTPSAQAVSVSTKVGTPVSLTGQRFTVQIPSSQAAVKSATPTTPTVQNVLINPSLIGPKNILITTNMVSSQNASNESNPLKRKHEDDDDYDNL encoded by the exons ATGGAGCCGGCGAAGATGGCGTCCCCCAAGAGCGCGCCCAAAGACGCGCAG GTGATGGCGCAGATCCTGAAGGACATGGGCATCACGGAGTACGAGCCGCGCGTCATCAACCAGATGCTGGAGTTCGCCTACA GGTACGTTACAACGATACTGGAAGATGCAAAGATCTACTCGAGCCACGCAAAGAAATCCAGCGTCGATGCGGATGACGTGAGGTTGGCGATCCAGTGTCGAACAGACCAGTCCTTCACATCGCCGCCGCCGCGAGAC TTCTTGTTAGATATCGCAAGGCAGAAAAACCAGACGCCGCTGCCGCTGATAAAGCCTTATTCTGGACCCAGGCTCCCACCTGACAGATACTGCTTGACCGCTCCCAACTACCGGCTGAAGTCCTTACAGAAGAAG GtctcttcctctgcaggcaGAATAACAGTCCCTCGCCTGAGTGTtggtgctgtgagcagcaggccCAGCACTCCTACTTTAG GTACACCTTCAGCACAAGCAGTGTCCGTCTCAACCAAAGTGGGCACTCCGGTGTCACTGACGGGGCAGAGGTTCACTGTGCAGATCCCCTCTTCCCAAGCTGCAGTCAAGTCAG ccACACCAACTACTCCGACAGTTCAGAATGTTCTAATTAATCCTTCATTAATTGGACCGAAGAACATTCTTATTACGACAAACATGGTGTCATCACAGAATGCATCTAATGAATCGAACCCCTTGAAAAGGAAgcatgaagatgatgatgactACGATAACCTATGA
- the LOC136019230 gene encoding fibronectin type-III domain-containing protein 3a-like, with protein sequence MMADQPPPLEATPILNEVPLLPHMVNGDSIQQVILVQVNPGETFTITTEDGHIQCIQGPAHVPMMSPNGSMPPIFVPPGYVSQVVEENGVRKVVVLPHSAEFHPSMHPPPPPPPHVPHYMHHHHALLPHPPHPVYPAVPGTGELPPQFIHQHPPPHVFQEQEPRSHGRTNFIQRDERSLKMQEHLKKRLKDRQASGHTNNKLNSPPSSPHKVNSSNPTLQNGNGKGQQGAGGPPKQKQIGKTKGSPDTDMGESDTESKKCDTHLSIGKPVVSDIQARSAVLSWNLPVSSQNGESHSHSPAAFTFEVAISNSGKNGKFKSVYVGEELTITLPDLRPATDYHARVSATSSSIKESISELVSFTTESCEPDCPAAPKLINRTKNSLSLQWKSSNDNGSKITNFLLEWDEGKNGPFKECYYGHLKQYKLTKLSPSTKYSLRLAAKNDIGMSGFSETVTYYTAGIVPPAPAPPVLVEAGVTWLSVRWSPPSGVSSDDSLTYSLDMEEEGSGYGFQPQYNGDELSCTLRNLRRSTSYKFRLFAYNSEGKSSPSEVVEHSTNPDKPGPPGKPTVKGKIHSHSVKVTWEPPKDNGGSDISKYFLEISEPSVGTKWDTIYSGSQREHVCDHLKPGTMYRMRVYCVSKGGESQASDVTTVTTSAIPPGPCHAPCLAGKAKPKEITLQWGPPSVDGGSDITEYIVEMANSEQDEHRQVYQGPASECVVNNLLPGRTYCFWIRAANKVGFGPHSDKAEICTAPGPPDQCCKPLITCKSATCAVVSWESPACNGAEISEYRLEWGQVEGSMHILYTGPGQSYEVKGLTPATTYYCRVQAVNAAGVGLFGETGVVTTPASVPAVVSVLHLLEEDQMEISLPLSTCLAIQWEEPCCHGSEITGYNIEYGEKQLVTVGRNTSHVLENLLPDTLYRIRIQAINSFGVGPFSHSIKAKTKPLPPDPPHLECVVFSYQSLKLKWGEGPSRALITNPTQFNLQMEDRFGRFVTVYNGPCHTYKVQRLSESTTYYFKIQAYNDAGEGGFSEVYAFTTTKSPPASLKAPKANQLEENTYEITWEPLQPMKGDSIVYILQLAAGREFDQVYKGPETSFRLTNLQTNCEYRIRVCAGRQSQDSTGSQELYGPYSPSTVFSSQKQELVPQGADLMTELAETKKTLREERFIAIVLLCGFAVVAILFAVVIQYFVIK encoded by the exons GTGGTGGAAGAAAATGGAGTTCGTAAAGTGGTGGTGTTGCCGCACTCGGCTGAATTCCATCCTTCCatgcatcctcctcctcctcctcctccccatgtGCCACATTACATGCATCACCACCATGCTCTGCTCCCTCACCCCCCTCACCCAGTGTACCCTGCGGTTCCGGGAACAGGAGAGCTGCCGCCACAGTTCATTCACCAGCATCCACCACCGCATGTGTTTCAAGAACAAG AACCTCGTTCTCATGGAAGGACCAACTTCATTCAGCGTGATGAAAGGAGTCTCAAAATGCAAGAACACTTGAAGAAGAGACTAAAAGACAGACAAGCGAGTGGTCATACTAACAATAAACTTAACAGTCCTCCATCTTCACCACATAAAGTTAATTCTTCCAATCCAACACTTCAGAATGGAAATGGAAAGGGACAGCAAGGGGCAGGAGGACcaccaaagcagaagcagataGGAAAAACAAAGGGCAGTCCAGACACAGATATGGGAG AATCTGACACAGAGTCCAAGAAATGTGATACTCACTTGAGCATTGGCAAGCCAGTT GTTTCTGATATACAAGCAAGATCAGCCGTTCTGTCCTGGAATCTCCCAGTTAGTTCACAGAATGGAGAGAGCCATAGTCATAGTCCAGCAGCATTTACATTTGAAGTAGCAATATCCAACAGtggtaaaaatggaaaatttaaatCTGTCTATGT TGGGGAAGAATTAACAATTACACTTCCCGATCTCAGACCAGCAACTGATTATCATGCCAG AGTTTCAGCAACCAGCAGTTCCATAAAAGAATCCATTTCAGAATTAGTGAGTTTCACTACAGAAAGTTGTGAGCCGGACTGTCCAGCTGCACCAAAGCTGATCAACAGAACCAAAAACAGCCTGAGCTTGCAGTGGAAG tctTCAAATGACAATGGTTCCAAAATAActaattttcttttagaatGGGATGAG GGGAAGAATGGACCCTTCAAAGAATGCTACTATGGCCACCTGAAGCAGTATAAACTTACCAAACTCTCTCCTTCCACAAAATACTCGCTCAGATTAGCTGCTAAAAATGATATCGGAATGAG tGGGTTCAGCGAGACAGTGACATACTATACAGCGGGGATTGTCCCACCCGCCCCAGCACCCCCGGTGCTTGTTGAGGCAGGAGTGACCTGGCTGTCAGTGAGGTGGAGCCCACCTAGCGGAGTGTCTTCAGATGACTCCCTCACTTACAGTTTAGACATGGAAGAAGAAGGTTCT GGTTATGGTTTCCAGCCACAGTACAATGGAGATGAGCTCTCATGCACTTTAAGAAATCTTAGGAGGAGTACATCCTATAAGTTTAGG CTCTTTGCCTACAACAGCGAAGGAAAAAGTAGTCCCAGTGAGGTGGTAGAACACAGTACCAACCCCGATAAACCAGGACCACCGGGTAAACCCACTGTAAAGGGCAAGATCCATTCGCACAGCGTGAAGGTTACATGGG AACCACCCAAAGATAATGGAGGATCAGACATTTCTAAATACTTTTTGGAAATCTCAGAACCATCAGTTG gGACCAAGTGGGACACCATATACAGCGGTTCCCAGCGAGAACATGTGTGTGATCATCTCAAGCCTGGCACCATGTACAGAATGAGAGTGTACTGTGTCAGTAAAGGTGGTGAAAGCCAG GCTTCTGATGTTACAACTGTCACAACGTCAGCTATTCCTCCTGGACCTTGTCacgctccatgcctggcaggcAAAGCTAAGCCCAAGGAAATCACTTTACAGTGGG GCCCACCATCTGTAGATGGAGGTTCCGACATTACAGAATATATTGTGGAGATGGCAAACTCTGAACAAGATGAACACAGACAAGTGTATCAGGGTCCGGCATCTGAATGTGTAGTAAACAATCTGCTTCCAGGGAGAACCTACTGCTTCTGGATCCGAGCAGCAAATAAAGTCGGG TTTGGCCCTCACTCTGACAAAGCAGAGATCTGTACTGCTCCAGGACCTCCTGATCAGTGTTGCAAACCCCTGATAACTTGTAAAAGTGCGACCTGTGCTGTAGTTTCATGGGAG AGCCCCGCGTGCAATGGTGCAGAAATCAGTGAATACCGACTGGAGTGGGGACAAGTGGAAGGGTCCATGCACATCCTCTACACTGGCCCTGGCCAGAGCTATGAAGTAAAAGGTCTCACACCTGCAACGACGTATTACTGCAGAGTACAG GCTGTGAATGCTGCCGGAGTAGGGTTGTTTGGCGAGACTGGTGTGGTGACAACCCCTGCGTCGGTGCCTGCAGTAGTGTCAGTGCTGCACTTACTTGAAGAAGATCAAATGgaaatttctcttcctttatcAACGTGCCTTGCGATTCAATGGGAAGAACCGTGTTGTCACGGGTCGGAGATCACTGGATATAATATAGAATATGGGGAGAAGCAGCTTGTAACTGTGGGAAGAAACACAAGCCATGTTCTTGAGAATCTGCTGCCTGACACTCTGTACAG AATCAGAATACAGGCCATAAACAGCTTTGGAGTTGGTCCTTTCAGTCATTCCattaaagccaaaacaaaaccactaccTCCTGACCCTCCTCACCTGGAATGTGTGGTCTTCAGCTACCAGAGCCTTAAACTGAAATGGGGTGAAGGTCCTAGCAGAGCTTTAATTACCAACCCTACCCAGTTCAACTTGCAGATGGAGGACAGGTTTGGCAG GTTTGTCACTGTTTATAATGGCCCTTGTCATACATACAAGGTACAGCGACTCAGTGAATCCACTACGTACTATTTTAAAATCCAGGCATATaatgatgctggagagggagggTTTTCTGAAGTTTACGCTTTCACTACAACTAAGTCTCCACCTGCATCTCTTAAAG caCCCAAAGCAAATCAGCTGGAAGAAAACACTTATGAAATCACATGGGAACCTTTACAGCCGATGAAAGGAGATTCCATTGTTTACATCCTTCAGCTCGCTGCTGGGAGAGAGTTTGATCAG GTGTACAAGGGACCAGAGACCTCCTTCCGTCTCACAAACTTGCAGACAAACTGTGAATATCGGATCAGAGTCTGCGCCGGCCGCCAGTCCCAAGACTCTACCGGCTCCCAAGAACTGTATGGACCTTACAGCCCCAGTACGGTGTTCTCATCTCAGAAACAGGAGCTGGTTCCACAGGGTGCTGACCTGATGACGGAGTTGGCAGAGACTAAGAAGACATTACGTGAAGAGCGCTTCATCGCCATCGTTCTTCTCTGCGGATTCGCAGTGGTTGCTATTTTATTCGCTGTTGTTATTCAGTACTTTGTAATCAAGTAG